A region from the Phycisphaerales bacterium genome encodes:
- a CDS encoding PilZ domain-containing protein, whose amino-acid sequence MSGYITNRRRFERFALLPMHAPLSIRLLSDEKFTLDGHAYDISEGGVQFELDRALEPGAGVAIRIDLPEYVTEKIGGPGRSVFAFGNVVWMDDAEAGPVRMALAFTRFAREGDRERLFACFHRGLLSRAA is encoded by the coding sequence ATGAGCGGATACATCACCAATCGTCGTCGTTTCGAGCGCTTCGCGCTCCTTCCCATGCACGCCCCCCTCTCGATCCGCCTGCTCTCGGACGAGAAGTTCACTCTCGACGGGCACGCCTACGACATCTCCGAGGGCGGCGTCCAGTTCGAACTCGATCGTGCCCTCGAGCCGGGTGCCGGCGTCGCGATCCGGATCGACCTTCCCGAGTATGTCACCGAGAAGATCGGCGGACCCGGGCGCTCGGTCTTCGCCTTTGGCAACGTCGTGTGGATGGACGACGCCGAGGCGGGCCCCGTCCGCATGGCCCTGGCCTTCACCCGCTTTGCCCGCGAGGGCGATCGGGAGCGGCTCTTTGCCTGCTTCCACCGCGGCTTACTCTCCCGCGCGGCCTAA
- a CDS encoding methyltransferase domain-containing protein — protein MDEPKYVSRGGLKLRHALETFSVDAHGNVAADLGCSTGGFTDCLLQAGATKVYSVDTAYGELAWTLRNDPRVVVMERTNALHAEARERVDLVVADMSWTPQRLVIPAALRWCKPEGRIISLVKPHYELKDVDPKGVPRGGVLSEERAEAEFQRVLTTLPGLGVRVLGSTKSPILGGGGKSKGNVEYLVLLQPV, from the coding sequence ATGGATGAGCCGAAGTATGTCTCCCGCGGCGGCCTGAAACTCCGGCACGCGCTGGAGACTTTTTCAGTTGACGCCCATGGAAACGTCGCCGCCGATCTGGGGTGTTCGACGGGCGGCTTCACCGATTGCCTCCTCCAGGCTGGCGCGACAAAGGTCTATTCGGTTGACACGGCCTACGGCGAACTGGCATGGACGCTGCGCAACGATCCGCGCGTGGTCGTCATGGAGCGCACCAACGCGCTGCATGCCGAGGCACGCGAGCGTGTGGATCTTGTCGTCGCGGACATGAGTTGGACGCCCCAGCGTCTGGTGATCCCGGCGGCGCTCCGCTGGTGCAAGCCGGAGGGGCGGATCATCTCGCTTGTCAAGCCGCACTACGAACTCAAGGACGTGGACCCCAAGGGCGTGCCCCGAGGCGGTGTGCTGAGCGAGGAGCGAGCCGAGGCCGAGTTCCAGCGTGTATTGACGACGCTGCCGGGGCTTGGCGTCCGCGTCCTCGGCTCGACGAAGTCGCCGATCCTGGGCGGCGGGGGGAAGAGCAAGGGCAATGTGGAGTATCTCGTCCTGCTCCAACCGGTGTAG
- a CDS encoding DUF1559 domain-containing protein, whose product MRSHTTRAFTLIELLVVIAIIALLIAILLPALGAARESMRSTKCANNLRQLAVLMTTYTVDSRDVYTPHRSSGGSAFDMDWWWGTLIFDTPLGTRATRESAPIEARRGMYEIFRCPSFRDGTRVHGFDWSWDFSIHRASYGFNGFWLGFSPYDGSLASQYNAGWANRDGRPLITTRFVRSSDVSRPSNTILFSDSNPTPHGDWSASLWFPHLESQFEGVYTLHSKKGNVAFTDGHLGKLDDETANRLVTSRHLWDPRYPSSSGRWW is encoded by the coding sequence ATGCGTTCCCACACGACCCGTGCGTTCACTCTGATCGAACTTCTTGTCGTCATTGCGATCATTGCGCTACTCATTGCGATTCTTCTTCCGGCGCTCGGAGCGGCGCGTGAGTCGATGCGATCGACCAAGTGCGCCAACAACCTCCGGCAACTGGCCGTGCTCATGACGACGTACACGGTGGACAGCCGCGACGTCTACACGCCCCACCGCTCGTCCGGCGGGAGCGCCTTCGATATGGATTGGTGGTGGGGAACGCTTATCTTTGATACGCCGCTGGGGACGCGCGCCACGCGCGAGTCGGCACCGATCGAGGCTCGGCGCGGGATGTACGAGATTTTTCGCTGCCCCAGTTTCCGAGACGGGACGAGGGTGCATGGCTTCGACTGGTCGTGGGACTTTTCGATCCACCGGGCGTCCTACGGCTTCAACGGATTCTGGCTCGGATTCTCGCCGTATGACGGCTCGCTCGCGTCGCAGTACAACGCCGGTTGGGCCAATCGAGACGGGCGTCCACTGATCACCACACGATTCGTGCGATCGTCGGACGTCTCACGCCCATCGAACACGATCTTGTTCTCCGACTCGAACCCGACACCGCATGGCGATTGGTCCGCCTCGCTGTGGTTCCCGCATCTCGAGTCCCAGTTCGAAGGGGTCTACACGCTGCACTCGAAGAAGGGGAACGTCGCGTTCACCGATGGTCACCTGGGCAAACTCGACGACGAGACCGCGAACCGGCTTGTGACCTCGAGACACCTGTGGGACCCGCGATATCCGTCATCGAGCGGCCGCTGGTGGTGA
- the lpxI gene encoding UDP-2,3-diacylglucosamine diphosphatase LpxI (LpxI, functionally equivalent to LpxH, replaces it in LPS biosynthesis in a minority of bacteria.) yields MTSLYASPTITILPDPPPPPTAIGLIAGGGRLPILVADGLRAQGHPVHGLGLSNQYELELPSRCSTFEEVGLLRIGSWGRILARKGVHHAIMVGKVDKAKLMHDPWRMFKNLPDVRCVVNWYKHLRHDRRSHAVLTAIANELDRWGVALLDSTAPITNELAAPGIMTNRRPTAEQQADIDFVWPMLGEALRLDIGQAIAVRERDVISVEAVEGTDQMIDRTGKLCRAKGWTLCKGARTGHDRRSDVPTVGINTLRKLHENGGGCLALAAGDVIMLDKAEMIDVADRLGISIVGVPPAHA; encoded by the coding sequence ATGACCTCCCTATACGCTTCCCCCACCATCACGATCCTGCCCGATCCGCCGCCGCCGCCGACGGCGATTGGTCTGATTGCGGGCGGGGGTCGCCTGCCGATCCTGGTGGCCGACGGGTTGCGCGCGCAAGGCCATCCCGTGCATGGGCTTGGGCTGTCGAATCAGTATGAGTTGGAACTCCCGTCGCGTTGCTCGACCTTTGAGGAGGTCGGGCTGCTGCGGATCGGGTCGTGGGGGCGGATCCTGGCCCGCAAGGGCGTCCACCATGCCATCATGGTCGGCAAGGTGGACAAGGCCAAGTTGATGCACGACCCGTGGCGGATGTTCAAGAATCTGCCCGACGTGCGCTGCGTCGTCAACTGGTACAAGCACCTGCGCCACGACCGCCGGTCCCATGCCGTGCTGACCGCGATCGCCAACGAACTCGATCGCTGGGGCGTGGCGCTGCTCGACTCGACGGCCCCGATCACCAATGAACTTGCCGCCCCGGGGATCATGACGAACCGTCGTCCGACCGCGGAGCAGCAGGCCGACATCGATTTCGTCTGGCCCATGCTGGGCGAGGCGCTCCGGCTGGATATCGGGCAGGCGATCGCCGTGCGCGAGCGCGACGTGATCTCGGTCGAGGCGGTCGAGGGGACCGACCAGATGATCGACCGGACCGGGAAACTCTGCCGGGCCAAGGGGTGGACGCTCTGCAAGGGCGCCCGCACCGGGCACGATCGTCGCAGCGATGTCCCGACCGTCGGCATCAACACGCTCCGCAAACTCCACGAGAACGGCGGCGGGTGCCTGGCGCTCGCGGCGGGCGATGTCATCATGCTCGACAAGGCCGAGATGATCGACGTGGCCGACCGATTGGGCATCTCGATCGTCGGCGTCCCTCCCGCGCACGCCTGA
- the obgE gene encoding GTPase ObgE — MFVDRAIITVQAGHGGAGHVSFRREKAEPKGGPDGGDGGDGGSVILQAEGGMSTLYDFRGNPFWSAQEGEAGGKKQCHGKNAPDLIIKLPPGTMVFNHKTGELMHDLRPEEQIVIARGGRGGFGNEHFKSAVNQTPRKATPGGEGERFELRFELKLIADVGFVGMPNAGKSTLLAALTRANPKIADYPFTTLSPQLGIAEVDPRRRIVLADIPGLIEGAAHGAGLGHDFLRHIERTKIIVHLLDAMPPDGSNPADNYRTIREELSAYSNALADKPEIVVLNKIDLLGGEEEQRAAVNDFCSALSLQPERDVLAISGAAKLGLRPLLERLWRELHPTDEPAAGWKSLASPER, encoded by the coding sequence ATGTTCGTCGATCGCGCCATCATCACCGTACAAGCCGGCCACGGCGGGGCCGGGCATGTCTCCTTCCGCCGTGAAAAGGCCGAACCCAAGGGCGGGCCCGACGGCGGCGACGGTGGCGACGGCGGCTCGGTCATCCTCCAGGCCGAGGGCGGCATGAGCACCCTCTACGACTTCCGAGGCAACCCGTTCTGGAGCGCCCAGGAGGGCGAGGCCGGCGGCAAGAAGCAGTGCCACGGCAAGAACGCCCCGGACCTCATCATCAAACTTCCGCCTGGCACGATGGTCTTCAACCACAAGACCGGCGAACTCATGCACGACCTTCGCCCCGAGGAGCAAATCGTCATCGCCAGGGGCGGACGAGGCGGGTTCGGCAACGAGCACTTCAAATCAGCGGTCAACCAGACGCCCCGCAAGGCCACGCCCGGCGGCGAGGGCGAACGCTTCGAACTCCGCTTCGAACTCAAACTCATCGCCGACGTCGGCTTTGTCGGCATGCCCAACGCGGGCAAGTCCACGCTCCTCGCGGCCCTCACCCGCGCGAACCCCAAGATCGCCGACTATCCCTTCACGACGCTCAGCCCCCAACTCGGCATCGCCGAGGTCGATCCGCGCCGGAGAATTGTGCTCGCCGATATCCCGGGGCTGATCGAGGGCGCCGCCCACGGCGCGGGGCTCGGGCACGATTTCCTCCGCCACATCGAGCGCACCAAGATCATCGTGCACCTCCTCGACGCCATGCCGCCTGACGGGAGCAATCCGGCCGACAACTATCGCACGATCCGCGAGGAACTCTCGGCGTATTCCAACGCCCTCGCCGACAAGCCCGAGATCGTCGTGCTCAACAAGATCGACTTGCTTGGAGGCGAGGAGGAGCAGCGTGCCGCGGTCAACGACTTCTGCTCGGCACTCTCGCTGCAACCCGAGCGCGATGTCCTCGCGATCAGCGGGGCGGCGAAACTCGGCCTGCGCCCGCTCCTCGAACGCCTCTGGCGAGAACTCCACCCCACCGACGAGCCCGCGGCAGGATGGAAGAGCCTTGCCTCGCCGGAGAGGTGA